One genomic region from Bacteroidetes Order II. bacterium encodes:
- a CDS encoding TROVE domain-containing protein, with protein MRFNQTTRHQTKVLNHEGAVATQLHPKMELYAAVVTSLLNDSFYEKGTIRLERLKELVALNDPVFVAQLAVYAREKMYLRTTPLVLSVELAKAHNGDDLVRKLVSRVVQRADEIKELLAHYAIANQRNGVKKLNRLSKQVQKGLAASFNRFDGHQFAKYNRKTDVTLKDALFLVHPKAKSDQQQLLFDKIIRDELETPYTWETELSRVGQMDFETEKQKKVAVSATWEALVLSRRLGYLALLRNLRNILQTEPSTSVLKEVCRQINDPKAIEKSKVFPFQYLAAYRELDEPDQVVTEPRRSILGWVLGEVSARPKQQESVSIIREALEQAVLTSTENLAGFDVETRICVACDVSGSMFQPVSRNSKVTLFDVGLMLGMLLKSRCKTVLTGIFGDTWKMVSLPNKDVLESVSYLKQREGEVGYATNGHRVLQDLYRQRRILDKVMIFTDCQMWNSVEHASDAFTRAWKQYKEVASDAKLYLFDLAGYGQLPLSQATEDVFLIAGWSEKIFEVLERLDNPEKTLSMIEEIEL; from the coding sequence ATGCGATTTAATCAAACCACGCGCCACCAAACTAAGGTCTTGAACCATGAGGGAGCGGTGGCCACCCAATTACATCCGAAGATGGAATTGTATGCAGCAGTTGTTACCTCGCTGCTCAATGACAGCTTTTACGAAAAGGGAACAATCCGACTTGAGCGCCTGAAAGAACTCGTCGCCTTAAACGATCCGGTATTTGTGGCCCAATTAGCGGTCTATGCCCGCGAAAAAATGTATCTCCGTACCACGCCATTGGTTCTGTCGGTAGAATTGGCGAAAGCACATAATGGCGACGACTTGGTAAGAAAATTAGTGTCGCGGGTGGTACAACGGGCAGACGAAATCAAGGAATTATTGGCCCACTACGCGATTGCCAACCAGCGGAATGGTGTAAAAAAGCTGAATCGGCTTTCTAAGCAAGTGCAAAAAGGATTAGCCGCCTCGTTTAACCGCTTTGATGGCCACCAGTTTGCTAAATACAACCGTAAAACGGACGTTACGCTGAAAGATGCCCTGTTTTTGGTTCACCCGAAAGCAAAATCCGACCAACAACAATTGCTCTTTGACAAGATTATCCGAGACGAATTGGAAACGCCTTATACATGGGAGACCGAGCTTTCCCGTGTTGGGCAAATGGACTTCGAGACGGAAAAACAGAAAAAGGTGGCGGTTTCTGCAACATGGGAGGCATTGGTATTGAGCCGGCGACTGGGGTATCTGGCACTCTTACGAAACCTCCGTAATATCCTTCAAACAGAACCCTCTACTAGCGTTCTAAAAGAAGTTTGCCGACAAATTAACGATCCGAAAGCTATCGAAAAAAGTAAGGTATTTCCTTTCCAATATCTGGCTGCTTATCGCGAGTTAGACGAGCCAGACCAAGTGGTTACGGAACCGAGACGGTCCATTTTGGGGTGGGTGCTTGGCGAAGTTTCTGCTCGTCCGAAGCAACAAGAGTCCGTTTCCATCATTCGAGAGGCGTTGGAGCAGGCTGTGCTGACCTCGACCGAGAACTTGGCGGGATTTGATGTCGAAACCAGAATCTGTGTAGCCTGCGATGTCTCGGGTTCTATGTTCCAGCCTGTTTCTCGCAATAGCAAAGTAACGCTTTTTGATGTGGGATTGATGTTGGGTATGTTACTTAAAAGCCGTTGCAAAACCGTTTTAACAGGCATTTTTGGGGATACTTGGAAGATGGTCTCACTGCCTAACAAGGATGTTTTGGAAAGTGTAAGCTACCTAAAACAACGCGAAGGAGAAGTGGGATATGCCACGAATGGGCATAGGGTCTTGCAGGACTTGTACCGTCAACGAAGAATTCTCGACAAGGTGATGATCTTCACCGATTGTCAGATGTGGAACTCGGTTGAACATGCTTCGGATGCGTTTACACGAGCATGGAAGCAGTACAAAGAGGTGGCTTCTGATGCCAAACTCTACCTATTTGACCTTGCAGGATATGGGCAATTGCCGCTATCCCAAGCCACGGAAGACGTTTTTTTGATTGCCGGTTGGTCCGAGAAAATCTTTGAAGTCTTGGAACGTCTCGATAATCCGGAAAAGACACTTTCGATGATCGAAGAAATTGAACTGTAA
- a CDS encoding PcfJ domain-containing protein, whose protein sequence is MNAPKKYRAKYNTRGRARRQKVANQRLARLARQQSDCEIDKAFLRNPSLLDATLLRQLAQGKAKFFDYHHPLADLRPLGLNRRVWKKAVQLLKVMMEKKVKALITPAYIVALCRAAQLPMIRKPEDWKPKEKGAWKLFKSLLDHLFVRYKIPESFYHLLYFEQEVALEVVLALFETAASGKSVAKLGLKGICGAKLTRHMSHQLLNLQFSNLCEAIRFVQITGQGGSCALASAFTKNRCVRKQMVYEHAYARALGYFARQTTHEVEQLEKILLWLLERFPEGNLPDLSRRTIASLQREMDQFRHDERLAKRATVAAYTPSGIQGGTICAFGEENIILAQYEFLEMSGDHQLLAEGRAMHHCVFTYRDEVLSGKTSIWGLRKNGYRLATIEVQNNSRSIVQVRKKCNNLADKMTQNIIRQWAKKAELTIPEGIF, encoded by the coding sequence ATGAATGCCCCAAAGAAATATCGGGCAAAGTACAATACACGGGGGCGCGCCCGTCGCCAGAAAGTGGCTAACCAGCGCCTTGCCCGCCTTGCCCGACAACAATCTGATTGCGAAATAGATAAAGCCTTTCTCCGTAATCCATCACTTTTGGATGCAACGCTATTACGACAATTAGCACAAGGAAAAGCAAAATTTTTCGATTATCATCATCCCTTGGCCGATTTACGCCCGCTCGGTTTGAATCGGCGTGTATGGAAAAAAGCCGTCCAACTCCTAAAAGTGATGATGGAAAAAAAGGTGAAAGCACTTATTACGCCAGCCTATATTGTGGCGCTTTGTAGGGCGGCACAACTTCCTATGATCCGTAAACCAGAAGACTGGAAACCCAAGGAAAAAGGTGCTTGGAAGTTGTTTAAGTCGTTGTTGGATCATCTTTTTGTACGATATAAAATACCGGAATCTTTCTACCACCTGCTTTATTTTGAACAAGAAGTGGCGTTAGAGGTGGTTTTAGCACTCTTCGAGACGGCTGCAAGCGGAAAAAGCGTGGCCAAACTGGGCCTCAAAGGAATCTGTGGAGCGAAACTAACCCGCCACATGAGCCATCAGTTGCTGAATTTGCAATTTTCTAATCTTTGTGAAGCCATCCGATTTGTACAAATTACTGGCCAAGGTGGATCGTGTGCTTTGGCTTCCGCCTTCACAAAAAACCGGTGTGTCCGTAAGCAAATGGTTTATGAGCATGCTTATGCTCGTGCTTTAGGCTACTTTGCACGACAAACCACCCATGAGGTGGAACAGTTGGAAAAGATTTTGTTGTGGTTGTTAGAACGTTTTCCCGAAGGAAACCTACCGGATCTTAGCCGCCGCACCATTGCATCCCTTCAGCGGGAAATGGATCAATTCCGCCATGACGAACGGTTGGCGAAACGTGCTACCGTAGCCGCTTATACACCATCAGGAATTCAAGGGGGAACGATCTGTGCTTTTGGTGAGGAAAATATTATTCTTGCGCAATACGAGTTCCTTGAAATGAGTGGTGATCATCAGCTCTTGGCCGAAGGCCGTGCCATGCACCATTGTGTGTTTACCTATCGGGATGAAGTGCTAAGCGGCAAGACCTCTATCTGGGGCTTACGCAAAAACGGCTATCGTTTGGCCACTATCGAGGTGCAAAACAACTCCCGAAGCATCGTACAAGTACGCAAGAAGTGTAATAATCTTGCAGATAAAATGACGCAAAACATTATCCGACAATGGGCAAAAAAAGCGGAATTGACCATTCCTGAAGGTATTTTTTAA
- a CDS encoding 2-oxo acid dehydrogenase subunit E2 has product MAIAVEMPKMSDTMEEGLLVAWLVDEGAKVKSGDVVAQVETDKATMDLEVYDDGVLLKRLIGEGESVPIGGLIAILGKENEDFSAILAKYGKAEGASPEVAMPVESAPPVLVPGPVVGEDGRIKASPLARKMAEEKGVSLSGIAGSGPEGRIVKRDVENVEPVAIPVVVPAPIPASVSAPKPTPVAPTPAPKPTMAIGGGHKSLKITPMRRTIARRLAESKFTAPHFYLQVEADMERAIAFRSEMNKLAESRKLSKISFNDLVTKACAVALRNHPMVNASYLESEGEIRLYDHVHVAIAVAVDEGLVTPVIRNADQKGLSQIAAETQELAGRARARTLEPADWEGSTFTTSNLGMFGIERFTAIINPPNAAILAIGTIRDVPVVKDSAIVPGKRMALSLSCDHRVVDGAVGAAFLSEVKQYLEEPNLLLL; this is encoded by the coding sequence ATGGCTATTGCGGTTGAAATGCCTAAAATGAGCGACACCATGGAGGAAGGACTCCTAGTGGCATGGTTGGTGGATGAAGGCGCGAAAGTGAAGTCTGGCGATGTCGTGGCACAGGTAGAGACAGACAAAGCAACCATGGACCTCGAAGTCTATGATGATGGTGTTTTACTTAAACGGCTGATTGGCGAGGGCGAATCTGTGCCTATCGGTGGGCTTATTGCCATTCTTGGAAAAGAAAACGAAGACTTTTCGGCGATTTTAGCGAAGTATGGAAAAGCCGAAGGGGCTTCTCCTGAAGTTGCAATGCCAGTAGAAAGTGCGCCTCCTGTATTGGTTCCAGGACCTGTGGTGGGAGAGGATGGCCGGATCAAGGCTTCTCCTTTGGCCAGGAAAATGGCAGAGGAAAAGGGGGTATCGCTTTCAGGCATTGCCGGAAGTGGTCCCGAAGGCCGTATTGTGAAGCGGGATGTCGAAAATGTTGAGCCAGTAGCAATACCCGTTGTGGTTCCTGCTCCTATTCCGGCTTCTGTTTCTGCGCCCAAGCCCACACCCGTTGCGCCCACACCTGCACCCAAGCCTACTATGGCTATTGGAGGCGGGCACAAGTCGCTTAAAATTACGCCGATGCGCCGTACTATCGCACGCCGATTGGCCGAAAGCAAGTTCACAGCACCACATTTCTATTTACAAGTGGAAGCAGACATGGAACGTGCCATTGCATTCCGTAGCGAGATGAACAAACTAGCCGAGTCGCGGAAGTTGTCCAAAATTTCCTTCAACGATTTGGTTACAAAAGCCTGTGCGGTTGCTTTGCGCAATCATCCAATGGTCAATGCATCATACTTGGAGTCTGAGGGTGAAATTAGGCTATATGATCATGTACATGTGGCCATTGCGGTGGCTGTAGATGAGGGCTTGGTCACGCCAGTAATCCGAAATGCAGACCAAAAAGGTTTGTCTCAGATTGCCGCCGAAACGCAAGAACTTGCCGGACGCGCCCGCGCCCGTACCCTCGAACCTGCCGATTGGGAAGGCTCTACGTTTACGACAAGCAATTTAGGGATGTTTGGCATTGAGCGGTTTACGGCCATTATCAATCCGCCCAATGCGGCTATTCTGGCAATCGGAACCATCCGCGATGTACCTGTTGTTAAAGACAGTGCCATCGTTCCGGGTAAGCGCATGGCCTTGAGTCTCTCGTGCGATCATCGGGTAGTGGATGGCGCTGTTGGGGCAGCTTTCCTTTCGGAGGTGAAGCAATATCTCGAAGAACCTAATTTGCTCCTCCTCTAA
- a CDS encoding pyruvate dehydrogenase complex E1 component subunit beta, producing MAVLQLREALRAAMWEEMERDPNVFLIGEEVAEYNGAYKVSQGMLDHFGAKRVIDSPISETGFSGLGVGAAMMGLRPIIEFMTWNFSMVAADQILSNAARIRYMSGGQYSIPIVFRGPNGSAGQLGATHSNSFEFFYANVPGLKVVSISNPDDAKGLLKSAIRDEDPVLFMESEVMYGMKGEVSDHPEYLIPIGKARVGREGKHVTIVTWNKVYWTVMAAAEELAKIGYEAEVIDLRTIRPMDIPAVLQSIRKTNRCVVVDESNPLASIASEVAYRIQAEAFDHLDAPVLRVTNKDVPAPYAKNLIELWVPTVDEIVKACKAVMYAN from the coding sequence ATGGCAGTATTACAATTAAGGGAAGCCCTTCGTGCGGCGATGTGGGAAGAAATGGAACGCGATCCAAACGTGTTTCTCATTGGGGAGGAAGTGGCAGAATATAATGGTGCTTACAAGGTAAGCCAAGGTATGTTGGACCATTTTGGTGCCAAACGGGTAATAGACTCCCCCATTTCGGAGACAGGGTTCTCGGGCCTGGGCGTGGGCGCGGCCATGATGGGCTTACGTCCAATCATCGAATTCATGACCTGGAACTTTAGCATGGTCGCAGCTGATCAGATATTGTCTAATGCCGCTCGGATTCGGTATATGTCCGGCGGACAGTATAGCATTCCCATCGTTTTTCGAGGGCCAAACGGCTCGGCTGGACAATTGGGCGCTACGCACTCCAATTCCTTTGAATTCTTTTATGCCAATGTCCCCGGACTAAAAGTGGTGTCAATCTCTAACCCGGACGATGCTAAAGGGCTTCTAAAGTCTGCAATTCGGGATGAAGATCCTGTGCTATTTATGGAATCGGAAGTGATGTATGGCATGAAGGGAGAGGTTTCTGACCACCCAGAATACCTGATTCCTATTGGGAAGGCCCGTGTGGGTCGCGAAGGTAAACATGTTACGATTGTGACTTGGAATAAAGTCTATTGGACGGTGATGGCCGCCGCCGAGGAACTTGCCAAAATAGGATATGAGGCCGAGGTGATTGACCTTCGCACTATTCGTCCGATGGATATCCCGGCGGTCTTACAGTCCATCCGTAAAACAAATCGGTGTGTGGTTGTGGACGAAAGTAATCCGCTGGCATCTATCGCCTCAGAAGTGGCCTATCGCATTCAGGCCGAAGCCTTCGATCATTTAGACGCGCCTGTCTTACGGGTGACGAATAAGGACGTTCCGGCTCCCTATGCGAAAAACCTGATCGAACTTTGGGTTCCTACGGTGGACGAGATCGTGAAGGCTTGTAAAGCCGTGATGTACGCCAACTGA
- the pdhA gene encoding pyruvate dehydrogenase (acetyl-transferring) E1 component subunit alpha, translating into MAKKNQETGHTVAGQTNGAAPASAYDSIDHLIDLAPIEDNDHRELGLSDEAVRDMYRNMMLQRRFEERAAQAYGRQRIGGFLHLYNGQEAISAAVRHVLRIGEDQVITAYRDHGLGLALGMTPDGCMAELFGRIDGYSRGKGGSMHFFDKKNGMCGGHGIVGGQIPLGAGIAFGLKYKGTDNVCLAFMGDGAAQQGAVHEAANLAGLYDLPVVFIVENNIYGMGTAVDRSSATLELYKRGEAYGMHCGLINGMDVLQVYKQLKQHVEWARKGEPSFVEIRTYRYRGHSMSDPQKYRTKEEMENRQNQDPIIRLKLYLENKGLATPEEIDRWDEEINQIALESVNFAENSPFPPVETMWEDVYVQQDYPFIC; encoded by the coding sequence ATGGCAAAGAAAAATCAAGAAACTGGCCACACGGTAGCAGGCCAAACCAATGGTGCTGCTCCGGCGTCCGCATACGACAGCATTGACCATTTGATAGACCTTGCTCCGATAGAGGACAATGACCATCGTGAATTAGGACTGAGCGATGAGGCCGTGCGGGATATGTACCGTAACATGATGCTACAGCGGCGATTCGAGGAGCGTGCAGCCCAGGCATATGGCCGCCAGCGTATTGGAGGATTCCTCCACCTCTATAATGGCCAAGAAGCCATCTCGGCAGCCGTCCGGCATGTATTGCGCATAGGTGAAGACCAAGTTATTACGGCTTATCGAGATCATGGCCTCGGATTGGCGTTGGGGATGACGCCCGATGGCTGCATGGCCGAGCTTTTTGGACGTATTGATGGTTATTCTCGTGGAAAAGGAGGATCTATGCACTTTTTTGACAAGAAAAATGGCATGTGTGGTGGTCACGGTATCGTAGGGGGACAAATTCCATTAGGCGCTGGTATTGCTTTTGGCCTCAAGTACAAGGGAACCGACAATGTGTGTCTCGCCTTTATGGGCGATGGGGCTGCACAACAAGGTGCGGTGCATGAGGCCGCTAATTTGGCGGGATTATATGACCTGCCCGTGGTGTTTATCGTGGAAAACAATATCTATGGCATGGGAACCGCCGTAGATCGCTCTTCTGCTACGCTCGAACTCTACAAACGTGGTGAAGCGTATGGCATGCACTGTGGTCTGATCAATGGAATGGATGTGTTGCAAGTGTATAAGCAACTCAAACAACATGTAGAATGGGCAAGGAAAGGAGAACCCAGCTTTGTGGAAATTCGAACCTACCGCTATCGGGGGCACTCCATGTCGGATCCGCAGAAATACCGAACCAAAGAGGAGATGGAAAATCGTCAGAACCAAGACCCGATCATCCGCCTGAAATTATACCTCGAAAACAAGGGCTTGGCCACACCAGAAGAAATTGATAGGTGGGACGAGGAAATCAACCAAATTGCATTGGAAAGCGTGAACTTTGCCGAAAACAGCCCCTTCCCACCCGTCGAAACCATGTGGGAAGATGTTTATGTACAACAAGATTACCCATTCATCTGCTGA
- a CDS encoding nucleoside recognition protein, with product MMNYIWAGLIILSLLFALGKDFSDLQQDRYRNGQSLPVTLSFPNGFQKQETQQPVQISVQASTYSRFYGVTQKEALRYEGRLRITPNGQELSFAEGATLPEPLATIQKTTNKKGKDLLAFVGTLNIKGDSVAYSSVRFQPVRFIKLQAITAAALEFADTAVTLALSLIGVMALWLGLMQIAGKVGLIEGLVKLVGPIFRPLFPGVPKDHPAMGMIILNMAANMLGLGNAATPMGIKAMHELQKLNPSEDTATNDMVMFLALNTSSVQVVPPATLVALMGLAVNELFFTILFATFFSTLFGILAAKTLSKMPKHRKTDPGVRSEPMTA from the coding sequence ATGATGAACTACATCTGGGCGGGCCTCATTATTCTGAGCCTGCTTTTTGCGTTGGGAAAAGATTTCTCTGACCTCCAGCAAGACCGATACCGGAATGGGCAATCTCTGCCTGTCACCCTTTCTTTCCCGAATGGTTTCCAGAAGCAAGAGACCCAGCAGCCTGTACAAATATCGGTTCAGGCTTCCACGTATAGCCGTTTTTATGGCGTAACGCAAAAAGAAGCCCTGCGCTACGAAGGGAGGCTGCGGATAACACCCAATGGCCAAGAGCTGAGTTTTGCAGAAGGTGCCACGTTGCCAGAACCGCTCGCTACCATCCAAAAGACAACCAATAAAAAAGGAAAAGACCTCTTGGCGTTTGTTGGCACACTTAACATAAAAGGTGACTCTGTGGCATATAGTTCAGTTCGATTTCAACCGGTTCGCTTTATAAAACTTCAGGCCATAACAGCCGCTGCACTGGAATTTGCAGATACCGCTGTCACCTTGGCCCTCAGCCTTATTGGGGTCATGGCCCTTTGGTTGGGCTTAATGCAAATTGCTGGAAAGGTAGGACTTATCGAGGGCTTGGTTAAATTGGTAGGGCCAATCTTCAGACCTCTTTTCCCTGGTGTTCCCAAAGACCATCCAGCAATGGGGATGATCATCCTGAACATGGCCGCCAATATGCTAGGACTTGGAAATGCTGCTACACCGATGGGGATTAAAGCCATGCACGAACTTCAAAAACTTAATCCTTCGGAGGACACAGCAACCAACGATATGGTGATGTTCTTAGCCCTCAATACTTCGAGCGTACAGGTGGTTCCACCTGCTACATTGGTGGCCTTGATGGGCCTGGCGGTAAACGAATTGTTCTTTACCATTTTATTTGCCACGTTCTTTTCAACACTGTTTGGCATATTGGCGGCAAAAACACTTAGTAAAATGCCCAAACACCGTAAAACCGATCCGGGGGTTCGTTCTGAACCAATGACCGCCTAA
- a CDS encoding spore maturation protein: protein MRDALDLIALFVLPTLIVGIPLYGLFKKVPVYEEFVTGAKEGFNIAVTIIPYLVAILFAIGMFRASGAMEALTEGLRPILGAIGYPVEVLPMAIIRPLSGSGSTAVLADMIKEYGSDSIFVKMAATMFGATETTFYVIAVYFGAVSIKKTRHAIPAGLIADLAGMIAAIIIVRWFFG, encoded by the coding sequence ATGCGCGACGCGTTAGACTTAATCGCCTTATTTGTTCTTCCCACCTTAATTGTGGGCATCCCACTTTATGGACTGTTTAAAAAAGTTCCGGTTTATGAAGAGTTTGTAACGGGCGCCAAAGAAGGCTTTAATATCGCCGTAACCATCATTCCTTACTTGGTGGCCATTTTGTTTGCCATTGGAATGTTCCGGGCCTCTGGTGCCATGGAAGCCCTTACCGAGGGCCTACGGCCTATCCTGGGGGCAATAGGATATCCGGTAGAAGTATTGCCGATGGCCATCATTCGACCCCTTTCTGGCTCTGGATCTACGGCCGTTCTTGCCGATATGATCAAGGAATATGGTTCAGATTCTATTTTTGTTAAGATGGCTGCAACGATGTTTGGGGCAACCGAAACCACCTTTTATGTAATAGCGGTTTACTTTGGGGCGGTTAGCATCAAAAAAACGCGCCATGCCATCCCTGCGGGACTGATCGCCGATCTTGCCGGGATGATTGCGGCCATTATCATTGTACGTTGGTTTTTTGGGTAA
- a CDS encoding FkbM family methyltransferase, translating into MKHLVKKALHYIGIEIRKVQAGQIDEVGTDRRPIGHIHLFLEDIAHRGFAPKGILDIGANRGEWTEMAKRIFPEAAVIMVEPQEEMRRLLQKVTSRLDRVEWIQAGAGASKGEMIQTIWKDLNGSSFVPKPGDVQPEYREQRASPIVTIDGLLSERPHFAPDMVKMDIQGFELEALKGAHTIFGKTELFILETSLFRFLGENQPITHDVIAFMHERGYELYDITEFLRRPIDGALGQVDLAFAHKEGFLRRIKKWN; encoded by the coding sequence ATGAAACACTTAGTAAAAAAAGCACTTCATTATATAGGTATCGAAATCAGAAAAGTACAAGCTGGACAGATAGATGAAGTCGGTACTGATCGCCGGCCGATTGGTCATATCCACCTTTTCTTGGAAGACATTGCCCACCGAGGATTTGCTCCCAAAGGCATTTTGGATATAGGAGCGAACCGAGGTGAATGGACCGAAATGGCCAAACGCATTTTTCCGGAAGCGGCGGTGATTATGGTAGAACCCCAAGAAGAGATGCGCAGGCTTTTACAAAAAGTGACCTCTCGTTTGGATCGGGTGGAATGGATTCAGGCCGGAGCCGGGGCCTCGAAAGGAGAAATGATCCAAACCATTTGGAAAGACTTGAATGGTTCTTCTTTCGTCCCAAAACCCGGAGACGTTCAGCCCGAATACCGCGAACAACGGGCCTCCCCCATCGTTACCATAGACGGGCTGCTCTCGGAACGCCCACACTTTGCACCAGATATGGTAAAGATGGACATTCAAGGCTTTGAATTGGAAGCCCTTAAAGGCGCTCATACTATTTTTGGTAAAACGGAACTGTTCATCCTGGAAACTTCGCTCTTCCGTTTTTTAGGAGAAAACCAGCCTATAACCCATGATGTCATTGCCTTTATGCACGAAAGAGGGTACGAACTGTATGACATTACCGAGTTCTTACGACGTCCCATAGATGGCGCATTGGGGCAGGTGGATCTGGCCTTTGCCCATAAGGAAGGGTTTTTAAGGCGCATAAAAAAATGGAACTGA
- a CDS encoding prephenate dehydrogenase: MSRSFFSRISIIGTGLIGASFAKALRERYPYPLHITGYDTPAVVQEAFSLGLIDIPASTLKEAVKDAELVYVAVPIRSILEILSDIAPFLSPGTLVTDAGSVKSPVMQHAQEVLKPENPFIGGHPMAGAEHSGPKHADAFLFENATYVLCPPDKTSTAAFETTFSTLISLISATGARILVLDASRHDHIAATVSHVPQLLAVTLMNLAADKNLQDDAFLKLAAGGFRDMTRIASSAFPMWREILHTNATEIQSVLLEMQLRLATLTDVLQNKELGSIQQAFEQAREVRNTIPKNTKGFLHPLSDVYVFAQDVPGFLYHLTKTIYDAGLNIKDMELLKIREGTGGAFRLAFDNAREADQAVSALTIAGYVAYRL, encoded by the coding sequence ATGTCACGGTCTTTTTTTTCCCGAATAAGCATTATCGGTACTGGTTTGATAGGCGCTTCGTTTGCAAAAGCATTGCGCGAACGGTATCCATACCCACTCCACATTACGGGTTATGACACCCCAGCGGTAGTTCAAGAAGCCTTTTCTTTGGGTCTTATTGACATTCCCGCATCTACCTTAAAAGAAGCTGTCAAAGATGCAGAATTGGTGTACGTGGCAGTTCCCATCCGTAGCATTCTGGAAATCCTTTCTGATATTGCACCCTTTTTATCCCCTGGCACCCTGGTCACAGATGCAGGGTCGGTAAAATCGCCTGTGATGCAACACGCCCAAGAGGTGCTTAAGCCAGAGAATCCATTTATTGGAGGACACCCCATGGCGGGTGCAGAACATTCGGGACCGAAACACGCCGATGCGTTTTTGTTTGAAAATGCAACCTATGTCCTTTGTCCCCCCGACAAAACCTCCACAGCGGCTTTTGAGACCACTTTTTCTACCCTTATTTCCTTGATTTCGGCAACAGGTGCCCGGATTTTGGTACTGGATGCATCGCGGCACGACCATATTGCTGCCACCGTAAGCCACGTACCGCAACTACTTGCCGTTACATTAATGAATCTGGCAGCCGATAAGAATTTACAAGATGACGCCTTTTTGAAATTGGCGGCTGGGGGTTTCCGTGATATGACCCGGATCGCCTCTTCGGCATTCCCCATGTGGCGCGAAATCTTACATACCAACGCCACCGAAATCCAATCCGTTTTATTGGAGATGCAATTACGCCTCGCCACGCTCACCGATGTGTTGCAAAATAAAGAGCTAGGTTCGATACAGCAAGCCTTTGAGCAAGCAAGGGAAGTGCGAAATACCATCCCTAAAAACACCAAAGGCTTCCTCCATCCTCTTTCCGATGTATATGTTTTTGCACAAGATGTGCCTGGTTTTTTGTATCACCTAACCAAAACCATCTATGATGCCGGACTAAACATCAAAGACATGGAATTATTGAAGATACGTGAAGGGACGGGGGGCGCATTCCGGCTTGCTTTCGACAATGCACGGGAAGCCGACCAAGCGGTTAGCGCTCTCACCATAGCAGGGTATGTGGCCTATCGCCTCTAA
- a CDS encoding sialate O-acetylesterase, protein MKRHLFLLIGQSNMAGFGPLQQVKPIRDPRIEVFRNGTFIEATEPLHQDHNRNGIGLGMSFAKVLADHWVTDRIGLIPCAVSGTAIRRWAPGADLYQRALRKTQQALPFGTLRGVLWLQGEADAATKKTTQNHSLLFEKMVHHLRGDLGDAHLPFLSGGLGDFLAHFPPCRRFDLINQQYQHAALTDYAFVPSVGLKHMGDGVHFDSPSLRTLGERFAQSYLQLTLAT, encoded by the coding sequence ATGAAAAGACATCTTTTTCTCCTCATCGGACAATCTAACATGGCCGGATTTGGCCCACTGCAACAAGTAAAGCCCATTCGCGATCCACGGATTGAGGTTTTTCGAAATGGGACTTTTATAGAGGCCACCGAGCCGCTCCATCAAGACCATAACCGAAATGGCATTGGTCTGGGGATGAGTTTTGCAAAAGTACTCGCAGATCATTGGGTTACAGACCGTATTGGACTGATTCCTTGTGCGGTTTCCGGAACGGCCATTAGACGCTGGGCGCCGGGAGCAGACCTGTACCAACGTGCCCTTCGGAAAACCCAACAAGCCTTGCCATTTGGCACGCTCCGGGGGGTGCTGTGGTTACAAGGAGAGGCCGATGCCGCCACCAAAAAGACCACCCAAAATCATTCCCTACTCTTCGAAAAAATGGTTCATCACCTGCGGGGCGATCTGGGCGATGCGCATCTCCCTTTTTTATCCGGTGGCTTAGGGGATTTTTTGGCCCACTTCCCCCCCTGCCGACGATTTGACCTCATTAACCAACAATACCAACATGCCGCCCTAACGGATTATGCCTTTGTCCCTTCTGTTGGCCTCAAGCATATGGGCGATGGCGTGCATTTTGATTCGCCTTCTCTACGCACGCTGGGCGAACGTTTTGCACAATCCTATTTACAGCTTACCCTGGCAACTTAA